Proteins encoded together in one Candidatus Neomarinimicrobiota bacterium window:
- a CDS encoding amidohydrolase family protein — translation MKAKIIYSTLTIALVFMRLTSLTPASDEVPSKKQDHPIALVGGTIHTISGQTIENGTILFDNGIITEIGNDVNLSSRVESIDVSGKHVYPGLINADTRLGLIEVGSVPGSRDDRELGSMNPNVRAEAGLNPDSELLSVVRAHGITVVNSFPRGGIISGKSAAIMLDGWTWEDMTLKAPVSMLMNWPRMTIISAWWFDKSKEDQIKEQKEALDKISVFMDEARAYMIAKEASGKKGIPSHEVDLRLEAMIPVLKGQLPMWITADEIRQIQGAIDWAESEGIKTVILGGEDTWRLASELKEMNIPVVISEVLLTPSRDWEAYDSRYTLANKLYEAGVQFCMGYATFAGEQHNIRYNAAMAVAFGLPEIEGIKSITLYAAEIMGIDDRVGSLENGKDATIIVTDGSPLEITTSVELVFIQGRKIDLDNKHKRLYRKYTEKYRQKGLIK, via the coding sequence ATGAAGGCAAAAATAATATACTCCACTCTCACTATCGCGCTGGTTTTCATGAGATTGACTTCACTGACCCCGGCATCTGACGAAGTTCCCTCTAAAAAGCAGGATCATCCGATCGCACTCGTAGGCGGGACTATCCACACGATTTCCGGTCAGACGATAGAGAACGGTACCATCTTGTTTGATAACGGAATAATAACAGAAATAGGGAATGACGTTAACCTGTCTTCCCGTGTCGAGAGCATTGATGTTTCAGGTAAGCATGTTTATCCGGGTCTGATAAACGCCGATACGCGTCTCGGACTGATTGAAGTCGGTTCCGTTCCCGGATCGCGTGACGACAGGGAACTCGGCTCGATGAATCCTAACGTGAGAGCGGAAGCGGGATTGAACCCGGACAGCGAGCTGCTCTCTGTAGTGAGGGCGCACGGAATAACCGTAGTAAACTCATTTCCTCGGGGAGGGATCATCTCCGGAAAGTCCGCAGCGATAATGCTCGACGGCTGGACTTGGGAAGACATGACGCTGAAGGCTCCGGTCAGTATGCTTATGAATTGGCCCAGGATGACCATAATAAGTGCGTGGTGGTTTGATAAGAGCAAAGAGGATCAGATAAAGGAACAAAAGGAGGCGTTAGACAAGATCAGTGTGTTCATGGATGAAGCGAGAGCATATATGATCGCGAAGGAGGCGTCGGGTAAAAAAGGCATACCCAGCCATGAAGTTGATCTTCGATTAGAGGCTATGATTCCGGTCCTGAAAGGTCAACTGCCGATGTGGATAACCGCGGATGAGATACGGCAAATACAAGGGGCGATCGACTGGGCTGAATCAGAGGGAATCAAGACTGTTATTTTAGGTGGTGAAGATACCTGGAGACTCGCGAGTGAATTGAAAGAAATGAATATTCCGGTGGTCATCAGTGAAGTGTTGCTTACGCCGTCAAGAGATTGGGAAGCTTACGATTCAAGATATACTCTCGCCAATAAACTATACGAGGCAGGAGTTCAATTCTGCATGGGGTACGCAACATTCGCCGGTGAGCAGCACAATATACGGTATAATGCCGCAATGGCTGTGGCATTCGGACTTCCGGAGATTGAGGGAATAAAATCTATCACTCTTTACGCCGCTGAAATAATGGGAATAGACGATAGGGTCGGTTCTCTCGAAAACGGGAAGGATGCCACTATAATAGTGACAGACGGCAGTCCCTTGGAAATAACTACCTCCGTTGAGCTGGTATTTATTCAGGGAAGAAAGATAGATCTGGACAACAAGCACAAAAGGCTGTACCGGAAATACACCGAAAAGTATCGTCAAAAAGGACTTATAAAGTAA
- a CDS encoding amidohydrolase family protein produces the protein MTLELKGSVEKLSGSATIAGKKMKLNSPVISSFRIAFSFPADSIDISGIVMMSGKLSEKGIVGVGSAPGNKKITWKLTKSATEEEDEEDKDSEELAPATATITYPLGGFGRRTLPVQSKSVLVRNATIWTSGRAGIMKNTDLLVKNGKISEIGKNLKAPKNSVIIDGTGKHITPGLIDEHSHTAMTRGVNEGSQAVTSEVRIGDVLTGDYIGLYRELAGGLTMSQELHGSANPIGGQAAIIKIKYGSLPEKLKYTKAKPTIKFALGENVKQSNWNPPVLRYPRTRLGVEQIFRDEFRAGLDYKAARRKKGGLPVRRDLELDAIVDIMEGKMFVHCHSYRQDEILMLMRVAEDFGFRIAVFTHVLEGYKVADEMKKHGAGASTFSDWWMYKFEVYDAIPYNGALMHDVGVLTTFNSDSDELARRMNLEAAKAVAYGGVSEEEALKFVTINAAIQLKVDKWTGSLEKGKDGDFVVWSGHPLSTLTIAEQTWIEGTKWFDIEEDAALRKSVDEEREKLIQKILASGEKKKEKNDEKNKKDKESGNTGREGI, from the coding sequence ATGACCCTTGAACTGAAAGGAAGCGTCGAGAAACTTTCCGGCAGCGCTACAATCGCCGGAAAAAAGATGAAGCTGAACTCGCCGGTAATTTCATCTTTCAGGATTGCGTTTTCGTTTCCCGCGGATTCCATCGATATATCAGGAATTGTGATGATGTCGGGGAAATTAAGCGAGAAAGGGATAGTGGGTGTCGGAAGCGCACCCGGAAACAAGAAAATAACTTGGAAATTGACAAAATCAGCGACCGAAGAAGAGGATGAAGAAGATAAAGATTCCGAAGAATTAGCCCCTGCAACCGCGACTATTACTTATCCTCTTGGAGGATTCGGAAGGAGAACTCTTCCGGTTCAAAGCAAATCGGTTCTTGTCAGGAACGCAACCATATGGACAAGCGGGCGGGCGGGAATAATGAAAAATACCGATCTCCTGGTGAAGAACGGAAAAATATCTGAAATTGGAAAAAACTTGAAAGCTCCAAAGAACTCTGTAATTATAGACGGCACGGGCAAGCATATTACGCCCGGACTCATAGACGAACACTCGCACACGGCAATGACCCGGGGCGTGAATGAAGGAAGTCAGGCGGTTACCTCCGAAGTAAGGATAGGAGACGTATTAACCGGCGATTATATCGGCTTGTACAGAGAGCTTGCCGGAGGGCTTACCATGTCTCAGGAACTGCACGGGTCGGCTAATCCGATTGGAGGGCAAGCGGCGATCATTAAAATTAAATACGGCTCCCTGCCTGAAAAGTTGAAATATACCAAAGCGAAGCCGACTATAAAATTCGCTCTCGGCGAAAATGTGAAGCAGAGTAACTGGAATCCTCCTGTCCTCAGATATCCCCGCACACGATTGGGTGTGGAACAGATATTCAGGGACGAATTCAGAGCCGGGCTCGACTACAAAGCCGCAAGAAGGAAGAAGGGTGGTCTGCCCGTAAGGAGAGATCTCGAGCTCGATGCTATCGTGGATATTATGGAAGGAAAGATGTTCGTTCACTGCCACTCATACCGACAGGATGAGATCCTGATGCTTATGAGGGTGGCGGAGGATTTTGGCTTCCGGATAGCGGTATTCACCCATGTACTCGAAGGATATAAAGTTGCAGATGAAATGAAAAAGCATGGAGCGGGTGCATCTACCTTCTCGGATTGGTGGATGTATAAGTTCGAAGTGTACGATGCAATACCATATAATGGAGCGTTGATGCACGACGTGGGAGTGCTAACCACTTTCAATTCGGACAGCGATGAGCTTGCGAGAAGGATGAATCTCGAAGCTGCCAAAGCGGTGGCATATGGCGGAGTAAGCGAGGAAGAGGCTTTGAAGTTTGTAACTATCAATGCGGCTATACAACTGAAGGTCGATAAGTGGACCGGTTCCCTTGAAAAAGGTAAGGACGGAGATTTTGTTGTATGGAGCGGCCATCCGTTAAGCACATTGACAATAGCGGAACAGACCTGGATAGAAGGAACAAAGTGGTTCGATATAGAAGAAGATGCCGCCTTGAGAAAGTCTGTCGACGAAGAAAGAGAAAAACTGATCCAAAAAATATTAGCCTCTGGAGAGAAAAAGAAAGAGAAAAACGACGAAAAAAATAAGAAGGATAAAGAATCCGGCAATACCGGGAGGGAAGGAATATGA